The Triticum aestivum cultivar Chinese Spring chromosome 7B, IWGSC CS RefSeq v2.1, whole genome shotgun sequence genome window below encodes:
- the LOC123156505 gene encoding molybdate-anion transporter, which yields MGMVIETEEWVLTPLAYPLLSVASLAAVLLLPHFSRRHAAVVTPSSPSPFDVGTTPFLRFRRAFLLLFCLASVVEGIQSVFGEDEFVRCGYGREQMAARLAAATAAALFLGGASGVVSDKLGPQNACIFYWMLQLAVGALKSFSGLRCAWVNNFILALASSMFCFCFETWIVLEHEKQGQKQESLFDTFWLMTFFESISLVGSQGITNLLLDDDNKGILLPYTFAALVSVIGILYIRKAPSISTAHHASVIGSYQKSFYAHVLRDKRVLILVLAQASVQFSVSAFWFLWAPTIVADGRDAPLSLIYPCFLVSRMLGSAAVPWFYGAMAPFQNEDSLTTAYIAAGLALSIVAYDYQEIGTLVILFCIFHASVGFVLPLLARFRTMYLPNELRGGMMSFSLALGNAPMFIFLIQGAYHGNIANSTILGLAACGLLSAGGCIHMLRRWRKHTRQNVRSL from the exons ATGGGGATGGTGATTGAGACGGAGGAGTGGGTGCTCACCCCCCTCGCTTACCCGCTCCTCTCAGTCGCATCACTCGCCGctgtcctcctcctcccccactTCTCCCGGCGACACGCCGCCGTAGTCACCCCTTCTTCGCCCTCCCCCTTTGACGTGGGCACCACCCCCTTCCTCCGCTTCCgccgcgccttcctcctcctcttctgccTTGCATCCG TGGTGGAGGGGATCCAGTCGGTGTTCGGGGAGGATGAGTTCGTGCGGTGCGGGTACGGCAGGGAGCAGATGGCCGCGCGCCTTGCCGCGGCCACGGCCGCTGCGCTCTTTCTCGGCGGTGCATCTGGCGTTGTCTCCGACAAACT AGGACCACAGAATGCTTGCATATTCTACTGGATGCTTCAGCTTGCAGTGGGTGCCTTGAAGAGTTTCAGTGGGCTTCGTTGTGCATGGGTCAACAATTTCATTTTGGCTCTTGCATCCTCAATGTTCTGCTTCTGTTTTGAGACATGGATTGTGCTGGAGCATGAGAAG CAAGGCCAGAAGCAAGAGTCGCTGTTTGATACCTTCTGGCTGATGACATTCTTTGAATCAATATCCCTTGTTGGAAGTCAAGGAATCACAAACTTATTGCTTGATGATGATAACAAAGGAATCTTGCTTCCGTATACGTTTGCAGCCTTAGTGTCAGTAATAGGAATATTGTATATCAGAAAAGCACCAAGTATCAGTACCGCCCATCATGCATCTGTCATTGGAAGCTACCAAAAATCATTTTATGCTCATGTCCTCAGAG ACAAAAGAGTGCTGATTCTGGTCTTAGCTCAAGCAAGTGTCCAGTTCTCTGTATCAGCCTTTTGGTTCCTCTGGGCACCAACGATAGTG GCTGACGGAAGGGATGCTCCTCTGTCACTAATCTACCCATGTTTCCTGGTCTCGAGAATGCTTGGAAGTGCTGCTGTTCCATGGTTTTATGGAGCCATGGCTCCTTTCCAAAACGAGGATAGCCTGACAACAGCATACATTGCTGCTGGACTTGCTTTGTCAATTGTGGCTTATGATTATCAG GAGATTGGAACACTGGTGATACTGTTCTGCATCTTCCATGCATCCGTGGGCTTTGTTTTACCTTTGCTCGCAAGATTTAGGACAAT GTACCTGCCAAATGAACTACGTGGAGGCATGATGAGCTTTTCCCTAGCACTGGGAAATGCACCTATGTTCATTTTCCTAATACAG GGCGCCTACCATGGGAACATCGCAAATTCAACCATTCTAGGCCTTGCAGCCTGTGGCCTTTTGTCTGCCGGGGGCTGCATTCATATGCTGCGGCGTTGGAGAAAGCACACCCGTCAAAACGTGCGCAGTCTATAG